A region from the Heptranchias perlo isolate sHepPer1 unplaced genomic scaffold, sHepPer1.hap1 HAP1_SCAFFOLD_65, whole genome shotgun sequence genome encodes:
- the LOC137318138 gene encoding beta-1,3-galactosyl-O-glycosyl-glycoprotein beta-1,6-N-acetylglucosaminyltransferase 3-like, producing the protein MSILGGLSVTFLVGYFCHGGNMFVNYWKPVKLKPGYDVRYASLDLSEMNSTCLKIISGDPESLEKALINSITIANKHKVFTEIDYLKMTRDCDSFVKNRKYITFSLSTEERDFPLAYSMVIFEKIEMFERLLRSIYAPQNVYCVHVDRKSPKPFHSAVQAIASCFSNVFVVSKLETVTYASWSRVQADLNCMEELLRSSVPWRYLINVCGQDFPMKTNREVVNTLMAMNGSNVIDSIPPPGYKQRRWKFHYDIRGTVVLTDREKSPPPIRSPMFVGAAYILVTREFVSNLFVNSEIQAFFKWSADTYSPDEHIWATLQRMPEVPGSIPYTPGHRMGDPPILTRAVKWSFEAGDVEKGALYPSCRGRFRHLLCVYASADLHWISQQKPLFANKFDPELDNTAVQCMEEYVRHGAIHGTGS; encoded by the exons ATGTCAATCCTGGGCGGACTCTCTGTGACTTTTCTTGTTGGATATTTTTGCCATGGAGGAAATATGTTCGTAAACTATTGGAAACCAGTTAAACTAAAACCAGGTTATGACGTGCGCTATGCATCTCTCGATCTGTCAGAAATGAACTCGACTTGCTTGAAGATAATCAGCGGTGACCCAGAATCCCTTGAAAAAGCTCTTATCAATTCGATTACAATCGCAAACAAACATAAAGTCTTCACTGAAatcgattatttaaaaatgacccGAGACTGCGATTCTTTTGTTAAAAACCGGAAATACATCACTTTCTCCTTAAGCACCGAGGAACGCGATTTCCCTCTGGCCTATTCCATGGTGATCTTTGAAAAGATCGAGATGTTTGAGCGGCTCCTAAGAAGTATTTACGCCCCTCAGAACGTGTACTGCGTCCATGTGGACAGGAAGTCTCCAAAGCCGTTTCACTCGGCCGTCCAGGCCATCGCCTCTTGTTTCAGTAATGTCTTCGTTGTCAGTAAATTAGAGACAGTGACGTACGCCTCATGGTCCAGGGTTCAGGCTGATCTGAATTGTATGGAAGAGCTGCTGAGGAGCTCAGTCCCGTGGAGATATCTCATCAATGTGTGTGGACAAGACTTTCCAATGAAAACCAACCGAGAGGTGGTCAACACTCTCATGGCCATGAACGGCTCAAATGTGATAGATTCGATCCCTCCACCGGGATATAAACAG AGACGATGGAAGTTTCATTATGATATTCGTGGAACTGTGGTCTTAACAGATCGAGAGAAGAGCCCCCCTCCCATACGTAGCCCCATGTTTGTGGGGGCCGCATACATTCTGGTCACCAGAGAATTTGTGAGTAATTTATTTGTGAACTCGGAAATCCAGGCGTTTTTCAAGTGGTCGgcggacacctacagtcccgatGAACACATCTGGGCAACTCTGCAGAGAATGCCCGAGGTACCCGGCTCCATTCCATACACTCCCGGGCACCGCATGGGTGACCCACCAATCCTTACTCGAGCAGTGAAGTGGTCTtttgaggctggtgatgtagagAAAGGAGCCCTTTATCCGTCTTGTAGAGGGAGGTTCCGTCATCTACTGTGTGTTTATGCTTCTGCAGATTTGCACTGGATCTCCCAACAGAAACCCCTGTTCGCCAACAAGTTTGATCCTGAACTGGACAACACAGCGGTGCAATGCATGGAGGAATATGTCCGACATGGAGCGATTCACGGCACAGGAAGTTAA